One segment of Gemmatimonadota bacterium DNA contains the following:
- a CDS encoding type II toxin-antitoxin system death-on-curing family toxin, with protein MTETMVLAIHAQQIERYGGAHGILDEKVVLSALARPKQRWAYDADSDLADLAGAYLVGFARSQGFKDGNKRSGLACALVFLKLNGQDIHVPAKELYALTIQAATRQVEDQVVAAYLRERMTPRR; from the coding sequence TTGACCGAGACGATGGTGCTGGCCATCCACGCTCAACAGATCGAGCGGTACGGCGGCGCTCACGGGATTCTCGACGAGAAGGTCGTACTCTCCGCGCTCGCAAGACCGAAGCAGCGCTGGGCGTACGACGCCGACTCCGATCTCGCCGACCTCGCGGGCGCCTACCTGGTTGGCTTCGCTCGATCGCAGGGGTTCAAGGACGGTAACAAACGATCCGGCCTTGCTTGCGCCCTGGTATTCCTGAAGTTGAACGGCCAGGACATCCATGTTCCCGCGAAGGAGCTCTACGCACTGACGATTCAAGCGGCGACGCGTCAGGTCGAGGACCAGGTCGTCGCGGCCTATCTTCGCGAGCGAATGACGCCGCGTCGGTAG